In Thermomicrobiales bacterium, one genomic interval encodes:
- a CDS encoding winged helix DNA-binding domain-containing protein has translation MTRLIDDDERRARLGRRHLLADGHRAETPADVANALTAIHSTDHTSTVLGVLARTSSLSIPDVERALYLDRSIVRVLGMRRTMFAVDYRLAPAVWSSFDSTVARDQERLLVRYMHAAGIDDPAGWIEESQRRLLAFLADHPEATSAEIGEGDPYLSARLPISGPGDTLTTQSVASRLLTLLSAKGIVLRGQPRGSWTSSQVSWVETTQWRNDWPDRPGADDGDLQIARSWLAGHAPATLEDLAWWTGWPKGRSRKALDRAGAIEVQTSAGPGFVLPDDVDPVESAGPWVALLPGLDSSTMGWRNRAFYLGNHAKRVFDNVGNGGPTVWVDGRIVGGWAHRDSGEVAFEVFDDVGREALLAIETRADQLESILKDVRIKPRARRYTASERSLL, from the coding sequence TTGACTCGCCTGATCGATGACGACGAACGAAGGGCGCGCCTCGGACGCCGCCACCTGCTGGCGGACGGCCACCGAGCCGAGACGCCTGCGGACGTCGCCAACGCGCTCACGGCCATCCACAGCACCGACCATACCTCGACCGTGCTTGGAGTGCTGGCTCGCACATCATCCCTTTCGATTCCTGACGTGGAGCGGGCTCTCTATCTGGACCGTTCGATCGTCCGCGTGCTCGGTATGCGGCGAACGATGTTTGCGGTGGACTACCGCCTGGCTCCCGCCGTGTGGTCGTCGTTCGATTCCACGGTTGCACGCGATCAGGAGCGGCTCCTCGTGCGTTACATGCATGCGGCAGGGATCGACGATCCTGCTGGCTGGATCGAGGAGTCTCAGCGCCGCCTGCTTGCGTTTCTGGCAGACCATCCGGAAGCCACAAGTGCCGAGATCGGAGAAGGCGATCCGTACCTGAGCGCTCGCCTTCCAATTAGCGGCCCAGGTGACACCCTGACGACACAGTCAGTTGCCAGTCGGTTACTGACGCTCTTGTCGGCCAAGGGCATTGTGCTGCGTGGGCAACCACGCGGAAGCTGGACGTCCTCACAGGTCAGCTGGGTCGAGACAACCCAATGGCGAAATGACTGGCCAGATCGCCCCGGCGCCGACGATGGTGACCTCCAAATCGCCCGTTCGTGGTTGGCCGGGCACGCGCCAGCCACGCTCGAAGATCTTGCCTGGTGGACTGGATGGCCGAAAGGCCGCTCGCGCAAGGCTCTGGATCGCGCAGGCGCTATCGAGGTGCAAACGAGCGCAGGTCCCGGTTTTGTGCTGCCTGACGATGTCGATCCTGTGGAATCGGCTGGCCCATGGGTCGCGCTCCTGCCCGGACTCGATTCGAGCACCATGGGCTGGAGAAACAGAGCGTTCTATCTCGGTAACCATGCGAAGCGGGTTTTCGACAACGTCGGCAATGGAGGTCCCACCGTCTGGGTCGATGGCCGAATTGTCGGCGGATGGGCGCACCGGGATTCAGGAGAGGTGGCTTTCGAGGTTTTCGACGATGTAGGGCGAGAGGCTCTGCTCGCAATCGAGACCCGCGCCGACCAGCTGGAATCGATTCTGAAGGATG